CCAGACCAGTGAAAAACTCAACTCTGTGTAAGATAATTCAGCTTGACCACACGGAGATGTCCGAGGATGAGCGAGTGTGTGTTAATGTTCATCAGACTAATGACTGTTCCACTTCTCCACAGTACCAAAGTGACAGTCCCCACTCCCAGCCCCTCTCCTGACACAGATGTGGACGAGGCCGAtatggaagaggaggatgatgaagtggtggaagaggagggggaggaggaagaggaagaggaggaggaggacgttgatgaggaggaggtagaagaagaagaagaagaagaagaggaagaggaggccatACCTGTTAAAGATCCAGAGGAGTATGAATACCCCATTGACTCAGGCCCCTACCAGACATCAGACTATCTGGACTCTTTCTACTACAAGAAAAGCCATAAACCCACCACCTCTGCACCTCTGATGAAGGGAGACATCTGTGAGTGTCCCTAATTTATTCTGTTAAAGTGTTTATAAAAAGTCTTGGCCTGCAGTGAGGGTTTAGTAGCTGCGGCCAACAATAGTCTCACTCCTAGGGTATAAACTATGGTGTTTAGTAATGGAAGGATAGCTCTGTTTTCGTCCAACACATATGGCCATACTCCccatatgcatgcatgcaaacaaGCCTATCTGTCTAAATATATATGGGAGCTGTATTTGCTGCTTAATTCTTTCCAGTTCAGCCTCTGGTGAGTCTATACTGACCACTGACCTCACGGTCTGTGTGCGTCATGTAGATCTGGTGCATATCACACATCCACACCCACAACAACCTCCAGGCCTCAGAGGAGAGCTGCTGTGCACAGGAAACGGAGCAGTTGACCACTAAACACATGAACTAAACAACTGAACAAAGTCAGGATGGTAAACCATGACGGTGCTCACTGTCTATGTGGGAAACAGTGTAAGCAATTACGTAAAAGAAAAGCCAGAGCCTGTTCTGTTGATACTCTGTCAGTCCATCTCGGGTTGGCTTTGGTATGATGCTGTCAGGTTTATTTTAGTATTATTAAACCCTACCATACAAAAAGTACAAACCCTCATGCTACTCTCTCTTTTGTATACATGTAATACAGCAGATAATTGTTTTCTATCACTGTACATGAAAATGTCAAAAGTATATAAGTAAtagatgtaaaaatgtaatgcaaCAGTACTGCTGCGTTTATAACAAATAATATATTTCCATTAAAACAAGTGGAACTTATGTACTGTAACTAATTCAGTTACTTGAAGTCTCAACGCACATTCCAATTTCTTCATCACAAACATATCATGGATTACGTTTAATAATCTTGTAAATTGCTTTCCAATATTGGGGATTAGTTGAATGCCAGAGAATCTATAGTAATGATTATTCTTGTGTGTTACACAAAGCGATGCTTTCCCTGGTACTCTGCTGACgttataaaaaagtaattatctTCAGTCAAAATTCTCTCCAGGACACAGCAGATGTAGTTGCACATTGTTGCTTGTTTAATTTTTCCCTTTCCTCAAATTATAGTGTAAAattgccctctctctctcttgctacTTTCTCAGTGCACACCCTGTCACATTTTGACCAGGGCTGTTCTTTTAATTACAGGAGAATTGCTCTCTGGCTCTTGCGATCTGCGTGACAGTAATAAcctctgttttctgtctctcccaTCTAGTGACTACACCTCGGCCCACAGATGGCGTTGATGTTTATTTCGAGAAGCCAGTGGATGACACTGAGCATGCCAACTTCCTGCGTGCCAAAACAGACCTGGAAGAGCGCAGAATGAAGCGTATCAATGAGGTGACTTTCACAGGGCTAAGAACTAATAGTTTATAATAAGGCTAATAGTTTGTTGGCTGGCAGGTCGGACTGAGACTGGCTGTTCCATTGCTCTCGTTTTCTAATCTTACTCTTAGAATGACCGGTCACCGACCTACACATGTTTTGTGTATTCAGGTAAGCAGATAAAGAATAATAGAAATGTCACATACGGCGCTAAGAAACAGAGCTCGGTGGTGCAGCCTAAAATTTATATTATCGACAGTGGACAGTATATATTCCGATGTATAATGAATCCTCTCATAATTTCAATAGAATGTGATTTCAGTGCAGCATAAGACTCTTAGTTACCATTTATTGCCAGGAGTTAAAGTTTTTATCAATAAACCAATAATATACTTTGCAGTGGTCGTAGAGGCAGAGCTTTCACAGCACATTATGTAAGTTGAGAGTGTATCACACTGCACATCTATgtttgcgtgcatgtgtgtatctCGCATGCACACAATCTCAAAACAGCAGCTGTACAACTTCAAGATTGTCTTTTTGATTTGTGGTTTTACCACAAATACCGTATTTTCCTCACTGCAGTCAAGCCATCTCGCTCAACAGTTTCAATAAGCACCACGTCTTTACAGATGCACAGATGTATTTACTGTTCTTTCATAACTGGCCttctaaataaaaaaggacaacTCAGTAAATCAGACAATATCTGCatcatagtttttatttttatttttaacattcattgTAACCAgcagttgttgttgtggtgATAGAGTTGATCAAAGGCGTTGTTGTGGCAACTAATGCCCCACTTTTTTGaaagaatagttcaacatttttgggAAACATCCTTATTTGTTTTCCGTGAAAAACTTAACTTGTTATTTTTACACTTCACATTTGTAAATGCTacgagagtggtatcaatcttctcatctcactcGCAGCATGACAGCGAATAAGTGAATTTCCCAAATAGTTGAATTCTCCCTTTTAGCCAAGTTTTTAAAACCAAactatgttgaaaaatttgAATGAAGATCAGTGACATTTTTACCGGTGCACCAGTTAACAGGCAGAGTTTCTTGTGTGCACTTTATGCAACACACAGTCTATAGCACAGTCTATAGCAAAACAAACGGTAGAGCCAAAAATATATATCCTGTTGCGTGCATCTGTCAGTGTGCTATTTATACAGGTTATACCCCATTTCATACTATGATAGTGTATGTGATGCTTTTATAGAAATAAACTGGTGTCATGTCTTTATAATTCCTTAGATCATGAAGGAATGGGCAGAGGCAGACAACCAGTCAAAGAATCTGCCAAAGTCAGAGCGACAGGCCCTGAATGAGGTAAGCAGACATTTGTCAACCTGCTGCATTGGGTTTATTCAATGGTTTAAGTTATCCTGTGGCAGTGGAACACCAGCTTTACTCACCTTTGCATCTACTCCCTCATCTTTCCTCTATAAGCACTTCCAGTCTGTGCTGCAAACGCTGGAAGAACAGGTtgctggagagagacagaggctgGTGGAGACTCATCTTGAAAGAGTGGAGGCCATACTTAACAACAACCGCCGCCTGGCCCTGGAGAACTACCTCACTGCCGTACAGTCTGATCCCCCTCAGGTAAGTCCATCGTGGAGTGCTGAGGAGGGGAGAAAAACAGCACATATAGAAAGTTAAACCTGCCAACAATCACAAATCTGCtttagattatttctctgtggtaccttttattttactgtctggCATTTCCTGACTCTGTCCTCCTTCAACTCTGTCTTCCAGCCAGAGCGCGTGCTGCAGGCTCTGAAGCGATACATGAACGCAGAGCAGAAGGAccgcagacacacactcaggcatTACCAGCATATTGTGGCTGTCGACCCCCAGAAGGCTGAGCAGATGAAattccaggtgtgtgtgtgtgtctgagagtgtgtgaAGATTTGCTTCCGAGGCTTTTTTATCCACACCCATGCTTTTGAGATGCAAGGCTGCTTTCTGCTGACCATGAAACATACAGAACATTGTGTGCTGAAGAGCTCGTACGTGTTGCGGATAAgttaataaatacttttttttgcaGGTGTACACACATCTCCATGTAATTGAAGAGAGGATGAACCAGAGTCTTGCACTGCTGTACAAGGACCCTACCTTGGCTGAGGAGCTGCACAATGATATCCGTAAGCTTTAACTACTATTATCCATCATTATatccttttttttcagttttcaaatCTGCAGACCCATGTGTGTGAACGTGTTgatgactttgttttttgtttttttttatgtgccaCCTGTAGAGGAGCTGGTCAAGGCAGAAAGAGGAGACATCAGTGAGCTCATGACCACCTCCTTTTCCGAGACCCGCACGACTGAGGAGCTTCTGCCGGCTGAGAGCGAGGAGGAAaaggatgatgaagaggaagaggagagagccTTCCAGAACAGGCCTTATCCTCCGCGCATTGGTATATACATCCACATACTACTCATACAAATTCAACATCCTTAAGTCCGTCCTAATTGTGTAAGTGAGGTGTAAAAACGCCAGGCTGCTGTTGTTTATAATGCTTTTTTCACTCTTTTGTTCTCTAAAGAACTGCAGTCTAATAAGAAAGGTGAGCTGGTATTCAGTGTCATTAAAAGCATGGTTTCCTTTCTGTTTACAATGATTGCAGTGTACTTACTCTTACTTTTGCTCACATCTACATGTTTTTGTCTCCACCCTTAGTGTCTGCAGTCGATGAATATGACTATACCACATCTGAGAGAGGCCCTACTTATGAATATGAGGAAAAGGTAATGATGATGATCATTTTGGCCATTCTGAAAGGCTGGTGATATTTCAAATAAACTCCATTTcagtttaataaacactatGTTTAGTCCCAGAAATATGTTTTTGCGTCCCAATATTTCTCCTATTCTTACACATTCCCTGTCCTTAGATCAACACCTCTGTGGAGCTCAAGCAGGTAGTCAACAAGCCTCCTGAGATCGAGAGAGACGAACTGGTAAGGTCTAGTATGAGAATCATAATGTTCCTGTGTTCAAAAACAAGTGAATAAATTTGCATGAATTCAAATTAAAATGACTTAGTTCATATTGTCCCTACAGTACATGTCGCTTTtttaatgcacattaatcactgcacatttctctgttttcaCAGCAACCCGATGCATTGGAGACGTTTAACCGCGGCGCCATTGTAGGGTTGCTCGTGGTGGCCGTGGCGATTGCCATGGTGATGGTAATCAGCTTGCTGCTGGTGCGCAGAAAGCCCTATGGCACTATCAGTCATGGCATCGTAGAGGTACGATCCTAGATAGGCCTTTTTATTTAAGCCAAAAGCAGTCTTAAcaatataatatgtaatatgtttGCATTAGAATGTCTAAAAATGGCACTACTAAAGCTTTCAAAActcaatatattatatttttcaagAATGTAACAGTGATGGTAACGGATTGGCTTTTTATCCATAATTTTTATTGCTCAATTGTAAAGTGAACCAATACGTTGTATTTCAGACGGAGCTGCTTGCGCCCAAACTGTCATGCAGTATGAAATATGTGAAAAGACCATAGCATGCATGTACAGCAGGGCTGCCTGGTTTGGTATATAGTTTCTAATTCTTTTAAAATAGATAAGATTGCTTTGTATTGTTTTAGAGATTTTCTTTATATGTTTAGCAAATTTAAGTTGAGGATCTATGACCAATCCAAGATATTTAAATTCTGTTACAGATtgaattttttcattttgtaagtTCATCTTAAATCTTTCATTTAAATCCAATTTCTTAATAGAAAAACGCATGGAAACTGTTTTTGTAAAATTAGCACCAACTGATTATGATTGAGCCACTGTCCGACATCAGCGATACATGCAGAGAGTACATAAGCTGCCAGCTCTGGTGACTTAGCAGGTACATAAAGAACTGCATCATCTGCATATAGCTGGAAGCTGGCACCTGAACAGTTTAACAGTAGATCATTAATAAAAAGACTGAACAGTAAAGGACCAAGTATAGAACCCTGTGGTATGCCCATTTTGATGTTCTTGATTGAGGATTTTTCCTGGTCAACTTTGACACACTGTACTCTAGCCTGAAGATAGGATGCAAATCCTTTTTTAAGGTCAAGGAATACTGCTCCCACCACCTCACCCCTATCCAGggattttttcacattttcaataAAACCAGCtacacacttacagtacagatatgagagtggtattgatcttttcatctaactctagacaagaaaacaaataagcatATTACCCAAAATGCCAAATTATTAATTTAAGGTAGTTGGTGAATAAATACTATATATAAGAAGGCTTGTGGGCTCTCCCAGGCCCAGAAGCCGTGGCAGATTCTTAAACAATAAACAATGTATTCATATCTCAGTTGATGGTATAGTCCTTGCTCGTAAATTTGTCTTTAGTGTGTAATAATTAGAGCTTTTGTGTGTCTCGCAGCAGGTTGACCCCATGCTGACGCCAGAGGAACGACAGCTCAACAAAATGCAAAACCATGGCTATGAAAACCCTACCTACAAATTCTTTGAACAGATGAACTGAGGTACTGGGGCTGCCAACAAGTCATGCCTGACCACTTGTTTTGTCGTCCCCCTCCCCCAGCACCCCCACTCTTCCTTACAGTGGTGTCCCAGCTACACTCCCTTTGATGGATTTATGAAATAACTGAATAAGTATGGGGAACCTATTGTAAATGACCAACAACAACCTGTCATCACTACTAGAATGTGAATAATGACATATGATACAAACTCATTTattataacacacaaacacattacaaaCACACTTATTATAATCTAATACTCCTATTAGATAAACCTCCTCTGAGTAGAGGGGTAGAGTCTGAGGATTATTCTTACCATTCGTGGTGCCACAGCGTTTCATAATCCTGAAAACATTCACCTCATAGACAGGAAAACCATCCCAGTGGCATGACTTGACCCATTGCTCCTCACTAGATGTGAAGTTGAACGGTACATAATGCTttatagtatttattttttagtagTAGACTCTTTCGTTCAAATTGTACCGCAGATATGATGTAACTGTGTAGATGAGTGCGAGTGACAGCCTAGTTAAATGATGGTGTAATTCTCAATTTGAAATTCACTCAGTGATAAAAGGGCAATTACAAAGTTTTTGTCAAGCTGTCCTTATCTCCATGAGCTACTGTAACATTGGACAATACCTCTAATATTAAGACATGAACATTAAGTGAGGATGTGGAGGTGTTTACTTTGAATGTGTGAGACatttaagttttaattttaaaacatacaGAATTATGTTCTGGtacaaaaacatcatattttttaattgtaaGGATCTGctctcattattattattaattatttggCCAAATATACCAAATATTCCATTTAGCTAATTTAGTCAGTGAAtgagtttattttatttgtactgCTACCTAAATAACTGTAAACAGAATAATCAGAAGTCTGTTATGTTGATGAAAGCATGACAACTTGGTGTATGATACTGCTGTATTTATTTGTGCTGTTCTTGTCATTGCTTTTGAAAAGTTGGAAATGTCACCATTCAAAATGGACACTGTAAATAACGTAAGAAATACATACTACTAGATGTAGACATTTCTATGATTAATTTGCATCGATGTTATGGAATAATACATAAAACTAGTACATTGTGCTGTTGCGAGAAGGAGAAACATTTTCCTAACATGGCTGATTGAAAACGGACTGTTGTAAAAACCAGCACAAGACAACGACACAGTAACTTCTTTCTGAATGTATTTAAGGTAGACATTGAGAttccatcttctttttcagtAATGCATCATTCCCCTAGTAGACCTAATAGGAGTAGTGAAGTTCAACACATCCAACAGACAGAATACATGCGTGGCGTCCTTCTCATCACTTCCTGTAGCAGcctgttcattttcacatttggCAGATGCTTAGGCGTGTTATAATGCACAGAGCAGCGGAGTGTAAAAGCCACAG
This window of the Perca flavescens isolate YP-PL-M2 chromosome 6, PFLA_1.0, whole genome shotgun sequence genome carries:
- the aplp1 gene encoding amyloid-like protein 1 isoform X2, which encodes MGHTAILMAVLSYCVLENVEALAMTEVNGPGLQVAEPQIAMFCGRQLLHMNLQTGQWEPDPQGRPGCFKEPGEILSYCQEMYPALPISHIEESKRPVTIPAWCKKGWGHCQTHPFIVLPYRCLEGEYVSEALLVPDRCRFLHQEQMDACESYVYWHNIAKEECTADNLELHSYGMLLPCGDHFRGVEYVCCPGRGSSGGKGETEEREVPAGPQTLTSQTSEKLNSVTKVTVPTPSPSPDTDVDEADMEEEDDEVVEEEGEEEEEEEEEDVDEEEVEEEEEEEEEEEAIPVKDPEEYEYPIDSGPYQTSDYLDSFYYKKSHKPTTSAPLMKGDILTTPRPTDGVDVYFEKPVDDTEHANFLRAKTDLEERRMKRINEIMKEWAEADNQSKNLPKSERQALNEHFQSVLQTLEEQVAGERQRLVETHLERVEAILNNNRRLALENYLTAVQSDPPQPERVLQALKRYMNAEQKDRRHTLRHYQHIVAVDPQKAEQMKFQVYTHLHVIEERMNQSLALLYKDPTLAEELHNDIQELVKAERGDISELMTTSFSETRTTEELLPAESEEEKDDEEEEERAFQNRPYPPRIELQSNKKVSAVDEYDYTTSERGPTYEYEEKINTSVELKQVVNKPPEIERDELQPDALETFNRGAIVGLLVVAVAIAMVMVISLLLVRRKPYGTISHGIVEVDPMLTPEERQLNKMQNHGYENPTYKFFEQMN
- the aplp1 gene encoding amyloid-like protein 1 isoform X1 — translated: MGHTAILMAVLSYCVLENVEALAMTEVNGPGLQVAEPQIAMFCGRQLLHMNLQTGQWEPDPQGRPGCFKEPGEILSYCQEMYPALPISHIEESKRPVTIPAWCKKGWGHCQTHPFIVLPYRCLEGEYVSEALLVPDRCRFLHQEQMDACESYVYWHNIAKEECTADNLELHSYGMLLPCGDHFRGVEYVCCPGRGSSGGKGETEEREVPAGPQTLTSQTSEKLNSVTKVTVPTPSPSPDTDVDEADMEEEDDEVVEEEGEEEEEEEEEDVDEEEVEEEEEEEEEEEAIPVKDPEEYEYPIDSGPYQTSDYLDSFYYKKSHKPTTSAPLMKGDILTTPRPTDGVDVYFEKPVDDTEHANFLRAKTDLEERRMKRINEIMKEWAEADNQSKNLPKSERQALNEHFQSVLQTLEEQVAGERQRLVETHLERVEAILNNNRRLALENYLTAVQSDPPQPERVLQALKRYMNAEQKDRRHTLRHYQHIVAVDPQKAEQMKFQVYTHLHVIEERMNQSLALLYKDPTLAEELHNDIQELVKAERGDISELMTTSFSETRTTEELLPAESEEEKDDEEEEERAFQNRPYPPRIELQSNKKVSAVDEYDYTTSERGPTYEYEEKINTSVELKQVVNKPPEIERDELQPDALETFNRGAIVGLLVVAVAIAMVMVISLLLVRRKPYGTISHGIVEQVDPMLTPEERQLNKMQNHGYENPTYKFFEQMN
- the aplp1 gene encoding amyloid-like protein 1 isoform X3, whose protein sequence is MGHTAILMAVLSYCVLENVEALAMTEVNGPGLQVAEPQIAMFCGRQLLHMNLQTGQWEPDPQGRPGCFKEPGEILSYCQEMYPALPISHIEESKRPVTIPAWCKKGWGHCQTHPFIVLPYRCLEGEYVSEALLVPDRCRFLHQEQMDACESYVYWHNIAKEECTADNLELHSYGMLLPCGDHFRGVEYVCCPGRGSSGGKGETEEREVPAGPQTLTSQTSEKLNSVTKVTVPTPSPSPDTDVDEADMEEEDDEVVEEEGEEEEEEEEEDVDEEEVEEEEEEEEEEEAIPVKDPEEYEYPIDSGPYQTSDYLDSFYYKKSHKPTTSAPLMKGDILTTPRPTDGVDVYFEKPVDDTEHANFLRAKTDLEERRMKRINEIMKEWAEADNQSKNLPKSERQALNEHFQSVLQTLEEQVAGERQRLVETHLERVEAILNNNRRLALENYLTAVQSDPPQPERVLQALKRYMNAEQKDRRHTLRHYQHIVAVDPQKAEQMKFQVYTHLHVIEERMNQSLALLYKDPTLAEELHNDIQELVKAERGDISELMTTSFSETRTTEELLPAESEEEKDDEEEEERAFQNRPYPPRIVSAVDEYDYTTSERGPTYEYEEKINTSVELKQVVNKPPEIERDELQPDALETFNRGAIVGLLVVAVAIAMVMVISLLLVRRKPYGTISHGIVEQVDPMLTPEERQLNKMQNHGYENPTYKFFEQMN